Within Triticum urartu cultivar G1812 unplaced genomic scaffold, Tu2.1 TuUngrouped_contig_5456, whole genome shotgun sequence, the genomic segment CGCCGCGCGTCTTCGGGCAGCTCCACGCGCTGCTCCTCACCTCTGGCCTCGCGCTCCACTCCCCCAACTTcgccctcctcctccgcctcgcctcctcCTCCGTCCCCTCCGTCTCCCACCGGCTCCAGCTCCTCCTCTGCTCCCCGCTGCCGCCCACCGCTTTCCTCGCCAACTCCCTCCTCCTCGCGCACCTCCCTTCGGCGCTCCCCCTCTActccctcctcttcctcgccTCTCCCCCGCTCCTCCGCCCCAACGAGTTCACCTATCCGGCCCTCCTCCGCGCCTCCCCGCCCCGCACCGCGCTCGCGCTCGCCACCCATTCGCTTAAATTCCTCGGCGCCGGGGCCGCCTCCCGCGACCGCGTCCTCGGCGCCGCGCTGCTCGACGCCTTCGCCCGCTGCGGTAGGATCGCGTCCTGCCGCCGGGTTTTCGACAGGATCGTCCAGCCGGACCTGCCGGCCTGGAATGCGCTGCTCACGGCCTACGCGCGCCGGGCCAGGGATTCTTCGTgcgccggcgaggcggcggagataCTTGAGCTGTTTGCGCGCATGGTCTCATCGACGGTCACGCCAAACGAGATCACGCTCGTCGCCGTCATCAGCGCATGCGGGGAGCTCGGCGCTCTCGGACACGGCCTGTGGGCGCACGCGTATGCTCTCAGGCACAGGCTAACCGTGAACTGTTACTTGGCCACCGCGCTCGTAGAGATGTACACCAGGTGCGGAGAAATGGACCTGGCCGAGCAGGTGTTCGCTGGCGTTACGGACATGGACACACGCTGCTACAATGCCATGCTCCAGGGCTTGGCATTCCATGGGCGTGGCCGAGCTGCCCTCACCTTGTTTGACAGGATGTGTGCCGAGGGCTTCCCGGTTGATAGCGTCACGATGCTGGCGGTGATGTGTGCGTGCGCCCATGCTGGGTTGGTGGATGAAGGGCAGTGGCTCTTCGACAGAATGGAGATTCAGTTTGGGGTCACACCGAGGATTGAACATTATGGATGCATGGTTGACATACTGGGCCGAGCTGGTCAGCTTGATGTTGCCGAGAAGCTTATCCGAGGGATGGACATTCCGCCGAACGCTGCAATGTACAGGTCTTTGATACGGGCATGTGGGATTCATGGCAAGCTAGAACTTGGGGCGAGGACGATCCAAGAGCTGATGAGGCTCGAGCCAGAGCACAGTGGAAACTATGTCCTGCTGTCCAACTTCTACGCGAGAATGAGGCTATGGGAGGACGCaaagaaggcgaggaaggagatgaAGGCCATGGGCATTG encodes:
- the LOC125529248 gene encoding pentatricopeptide repeat-containing protein At1g08070, chloroplastic-like, yielding MVSSTVTPNEITLVAVISACGELGALGHGLWAHAYALRHRLTVNCYLATALVEMYTRCGEMDLAEQVFAGVTDMDTRCYNAMLQGLAFHGRGRAALTLFDRMCAEGFPVDSVTMLAVMCACAHAGLVDEGQWLFDRMEIQFGVTPRIEHYGCMVDILGRAGQLDVAEKLIRGMDIPPNAAMYRSLIRACGIHGKLELGARTIQELMRLEPEHSGNYVLLSNFYARMRLWEDAKKARKEMKAMGIDKSPGSSLLDIDGVLHEFLMGDKTHPASREIYAMVQEIEARLKESGHRPSTTAVMFNVEEEDKADALSYHSERLAIAFALIASSPGAPIRIIKNLRVCSDCHESTKLVSQVYGREIIMRDRTRFHHFRDGHCSCGDFW